One Turneriella parva DSM 21527 genomic region harbors:
- a CDS encoding FAD-binding oxidoreductase has translation MRKIWKNVYNWGDTEKKIDSTIEHHINHFKHLLGIQGEARDLPLNSNAQEEVKLAKKSRLTRQVLRDLMRFVGSDNVQVDDFSRARHSFGKYYGDILRMRMGKFANVPDAVVMPRTEEDIIKVINYCNLKRIAVVPWGGGTSVTRALEAEKGGIALDLTRNYKDILSLNAEDSTVTVEAGILGPELEQYLNERGYTCGHFPQSFEFATVGGWLAARGAGQASTGYGRIEDMVVGFRAVTPAGLISCGNYPAASVGADIRHFLMGSEGTLGVITRVTLRVRRYNAANASLKSYMFKSFEEAVTAMREMMQSQVMPPHFFRISDPEETEIGLGMKGKDKGITGAALNMLGFRQGGRSLMYAIFEGDPAQVKLGVKTLGRIVRKHRGLSLGSYATRKWLEQRYSSAYMRDPMMDAGIRIDTLETAVHYSNLTQLWQAVREYIKRDGQTLCLTHISHTYETGANLYFIFVSPMLAKDELAQFEKFHRGIVQVFAANGGTLSHHHGIGRLVAHLLDRQHSPATLQAWRAVKKTLDPKGIMNPGALIFKK, from the coding sequence ATGCGCAAGATCTGGAAAAACGTCTATAACTGGGGCGACACAGAAAAGAAAATCGATTCGACGATAGAACACCACATTAATCATTTTAAGCATCTGCTCGGCATACAGGGCGAAGCCCGCGACCTGCCCCTCAACAGCAACGCGCAAGAAGAAGTCAAACTCGCCAAGAAGAGCCGCCTGACGCGCCAGGTGTTGCGAGATCTCATGCGGTTCGTCGGCAGCGATAACGTGCAGGTTGACGACTTTAGCCGCGCGCGCCACTCGTTCGGCAAATATTACGGCGATATCTTGCGCATGCGCATGGGTAAGTTTGCGAACGTGCCCGATGCAGTCGTCATGCCGCGCACCGAAGAAGATATCATCAAAGTCATCAACTATTGCAATCTGAAACGCATTGCGGTCGTCCCCTGGGGGGGAGGTACCTCGGTCACGCGGGCTTTGGAAGCAGAAAAAGGCGGCATCGCGCTCGACCTGACACGCAACTACAAAGACATTTTGTCGCTAAACGCCGAAGATTCGACAGTGACAGTCGAGGCAGGCATTCTCGGGCCCGAGCTCGAGCAATATCTTAACGAACGCGGTTATACCTGCGGGCATTTTCCGCAGTCGTTTGAGTTTGCGACCGTCGGCGGATGGCTCGCCGCTCGCGGGGCCGGCCAGGCTTCGACGGGTTATGGCCGCATCGAAGACATGGTAGTCGGCTTTCGTGCGGTCACACCCGCAGGTCTCATTTCATGTGGCAACTACCCGGCTGCATCTGTCGGCGCCGACATACGCCACTTTCTCATGGGCAGCGAAGGCACGCTCGGGGTCATCACCAGAGTCACGCTGCGGGTGCGCCGATACAACGCCGCGAATGCTTCGCTCAAATCTTACATGTTTAAATCGTTTGAAGAAGCCGTAACGGCGATGCGTGAGATGATGCAGTCGCAGGTGATGCCTCCGCATTTTTTTCGCATCTCTGACCCTGAAGAAACTGAAATTGGTCTCGGCATGAAGGGCAAAGACAAGGGCATCACCGGCGCAGCGCTGAACATGCTCGGTTTCAGGCAGGGCGGTCGTTCGCTCATGTACGCCATTTTCGAAGGCGACCCGGCGCAGGTGAAGCTCGGCGTAAAAACGCTTGGGCGCATCGTGCGCAAACACCGCGGACTCTCGCTCGGCTCTTACGCCACACGCAAGTGGCTCGAACAGCGCTACTCGTCAGCCTATATGCGCGACCCGATGATGGATGCGGGCATTCGTATAGATACGCTCGAAACAGCAGTGCACTACTCGAACCTGACGCAGCTGTGGCAGGCAGTACGCGAATATATCAAGCGCGACGGGCAGACGCTCTGTCTCACCCATATTTCGCACACCTATGAAACGGGCGCCAATCTCTATTTTATTTTCGTTTCGCCGATGCTCGCGAAAGACGAGCTGGCGCAGTTCGAGAAGTTTCATCGCGGTATTGTGCAGGTTTTTGCGGCGAACGGCGGTACACTTTCGCACCACCACGGCATCGGCCGTCTGGTCGCGCACCTGCTCGACCGTCAGCACTCACCCGCGACGCTGCAGGCCTGGCGCGCGGTGAAAAAGACGCTCGACCCCAAAGGTATCATGAATCCCGGAGCGCTGATTTTCAAGAAATAA
- a CDS encoding DNA repair helicase XPB produces the protein MASLDEKPLIVQSDKTLLLEVDHPMFENARSEISKFAELEKSPEYLHTYRITPLSLWNAAASKLKAEQIVDTLYKYSKYPVPQAVSADIYTQIGRYGKLKLDRDDRGDLVLKSTDPRYIAEVIRNKKVQPYVEGPKNPNEVYVKADFRGHIKQALIKIGFPVEDVAGYEKGNDFKFELRPKLGSGNDFVIRDYQESSIKAFYADGSVEGGSGVVVLPCGAGKTIVGIGAMHAVGAQTLILVTNTLSIRQWKNEILDKTTIQESEIGEYSGDKKEIKPITIATYNILTHRKKKGGDFTHFHLFSSNNWGFIVYDEVHLLPAPVFRMTSELQAKRRLGLTATLVREDGLEEDVFSLIGPKKYDVPWKELEKKKWIAEARCVEIRTPLRSLMRGMYSVADDREKFRLSSENPEKMRVIGTLLYHHRDDQVLVIGQYLDQLQRVSARFKIPLITGKTPLDERARLYEAFRTKQIRALVVSKVANFSIDLPDANVAIQISGTFGSRQEEAQRLGRVLRPKGNGNQALFYSVITNESSEEQFCRNRQLFLTEQGYEYYIYSYQDFRDKFGTYVEIMKKMKELREGAPAK, from the coding sequence ATGGCAAGTTTAGATGAAAAACCGTTGATCGTGCAGTCAGACAAGACCCTGCTGCTAGAAGTCGACCACCCAATGTTTGAGAACGCGCGCAGCGAAATTTCGAAGTTTGCTGAACTCGAAAAATCACCCGAATATCTGCACACGTACCGCATCACTCCGCTTTCTCTCTGGAACGCGGCGGCGTCTAAACTCAAGGCAGAGCAGATCGTCGACACGCTCTACAAGTATTCAAAATATCCTGTGCCGCAGGCGGTGAGCGCAGACATCTACACGCAGATTGGGCGATATGGCAAACTCAAACTCGATCGCGACGACCGCGGCGACCTCGTACTCAAATCGACCGACCCGCGCTACATCGCCGAGGTTATTCGCAACAAGAAAGTTCAGCCTTACGTCGAAGGCCCGAAGAACCCAAACGAAGTTTACGTCAAGGCCGACTTTCGCGGCCACATCAAGCAGGCACTCATCAAAATCGGCTTTCCCGTTGAAGACGTCGCGGGCTACGAAAAGGGAAATGATTTCAAGTTTGAACTGCGCCCGAAACTCGGCAGCGGCAATGATTTCGTGATTCGCGACTATCAAGAATCTTCGATCAAGGCCTTCTACGCCGACGGCAGCGTCGAAGGTGGCTCGGGTGTGGTGGTGCTGCCCTGCGGTGCCGGCAAAACCATCGTCGGCATTGGCGCCATGCACGCCGTCGGTGCGCAGACGCTGATTCTCGTGACGAACACACTCTCGATCAGGCAGTGGAAAAACGAAATTCTCGACAAGACCACGATTCAAGAAAGCGAAATCGGCGAATACTCGGGTGACAAAAAAGAAATTAAGCCGATCACGATCGCGACCTACAACATTCTCACCCACCGCAAAAAAAAGGGTGGGGATTTCACACACTTTCATCTCTTTTCGTCGAACAACTGGGGTTTTATCGTCTATGACGAGGTGCACTTGTTGCCCGCGCCGGTCTTTCGCATGACGAGCGAACTGCAGGCAAAGCGCCGGCTGGGCCTCACCGCGACCCTGGTGCGCGAAGACGGTCTCGAAGAAGACGTGTTTTCTCTGATCGGCCCGAAAAAATACGACGTGCCGTGGAAAGAACTCGAAAAGAAAAAATGGATCGCCGAAGCGCGCTGCGTCGAAATTCGCACGCCTCTGCGTTCACTGATGCGCGGCATGTACTCGGTAGCCGACGACCGTGAAAAGTTTCGGCTTTCTTCAGAGAACCCTGAAAAAATGCGCGTGATCGGCACGCTGCTTTACCACCACCGCGACGATCAGGTGCTCGTGATCGGGCAATACCTCGACCAGCTGCAGCGTGTTTCGGCGCGTTTCAAGATTCCGCTGATCACGGGCAAAACCCCGCTCGACGAACGCGCGCGCCTCTACGAAGCTTTTCGCACAAAACAGATCAGGGCACTCGTGGTTTCGAAAGTGGCAAACTTTTCGATCGACCTGCCCGACGCGAATGTCGCGATTCAGATATCGGGTACATTCGGTAGCCGCCAAGAAGAGGCGCAGAGACTCGGGCGCGTGCTGCGTCCGAAGGGCAACGGCAATCAGGCGCTGTTCTATTCTGTCATCACCAACGAATCGAGCGAAGAACAGTTTTGCCGCAATCGCCAGCTGTTTCTCACCGAGCAGGGTTACGAATATTATATCTATTCGTACCAGGATTTCCGCGATAAGTTCGGCACTTACGTCGAGATCATGAAGAAGATGAAAGAACTGCGCGAGGGTGCCCCGGCAAAATGA
- a CDS encoding IS30 family transposase: MRPYVQLSNEERLCIEESLRQGRHAGRIARDLKRHPSTIYREIRRNSMPRHYSARCAKDAARRRQTNTNAAKVTPELWSQIGASLKSTLSPEQIAGRMRLERFGGVCMQTIYNHIRKKSATSNFYRLCLRRKGKPYKRTVRIEAENKGFLRIHDLPAEALTRRKPGYWEGDLVEGKIGTGQIATFVERHSRYTKAAKIERKLVEQFNAAARDLFADVDNSLLRGVIYDRGTEMSGYRDLQQVLNCGVYFCDPGSPWQRGTNENTNGLLREPFPKGTDFREIDQEQVDAALELLNNRPRKRLNFRTPAEVYFRRSIALRFGM, from the coding sequence ATGCGACCTTACGTTCAACTATCCAATGAAGAAAGACTGTGTATAGAAGAAAGCCTCAGGCAGGGCCGCCATGCCGGACGTATTGCCAGAGACCTGAAGCGCCACCCGAGCACCATTTATCGTGAAATCCGCCGCAATTCAATGCCGCGGCATTACAGCGCCCGCTGCGCAAAAGATGCAGCGCGCAGGCGCCAGACGAATACCAACGCCGCAAAGGTGACCCCGGAACTCTGGTCACAGATCGGCGCATCGCTCAAATCGACGCTGTCACCGGAGCAGATCGCGGGGCGTATGCGGCTTGAACGCTTCGGCGGGGTTTGCATGCAGACGATCTATAATCATATCCGTAAGAAATCCGCCACATCGAATTTCTATCGCCTTTGCCTGCGCCGCAAGGGAAAACCATACAAGCGCACAGTGCGGATTGAGGCTGAAAACAAAGGGTTTTTACGCATTCACGACCTGCCAGCCGAGGCTTTGACGCGGCGAAAACCTGGCTATTGGGAGGGTGATTTGGTGGAGGGAAAAATCGGCACAGGACAAATCGCAACCTTTGTCGAAAGACATTCGCGCTACACCAAGGCGGCAAAAATCGAGCGCAAACTCGTTGAGCAGTTCAACGCGGCTGCACGCGACCTGTTCGCAGACGTCGATAATTCTCTGTTACGGGGTGTGATTTATGATCGCGGCACAGAAATGAGCGGATACCGGGACCTGCAACAGGTGCTGAATTGCGGAGTGTATTTCTGCGACCCAGGATCGCCCTGGCAGCGGGGAACGAACGAAAACACCAACGGCCTGCTGCGCGAGCCATTTCCGAAGGGAACGGACTTTCGGGAAATCGACCAGGAACAGGTTGACGCGGCGCTCGAATTACTGAATAATCGGCCACGCAAGCGACTGAATTTTCGGACGCCAGCCGAGGTCTACTTTCGGAGGTCGATTGCACTTCGTTTTGGAATGTAA